From Cystobacter fuscus DSM 2262, one genomic window encodes:
- a CDS encoding GAF domain-containing sensor histidine kinase: MTTESRRVPGLEEPSAEAFRAFFEAVEVPAALCDLSLRLLRGNAAFKRFCFDHGLTVDQMMEALADTPVPEDWGSSEVKVALPQGGAVVMELTRRGDSVSVVGRRESEHMRGHLVVVEQALLEQARTEGVLLDLGRSVAEAGSEEELVAAVARGVKELFPGRSFCIRITDARTGSLTSLYAEGRLKEGSREPLVLKRSAAEKMHLVESALPAGKVVVAGRVPLLFEGSVAGVSAPLVASGQLYGAINLEYPASRAEMNTYQDERVLVQLANQVAVAVKNAKLIDELTFVRKYLEDLLEKANALIVVANREGKIVVFNRAMSRLTGFSKEEVLGRDVAWLVHRDEHLRLMPVLLAALRGEDLPNFELRLRTRSGEARASFATSTSLSSQGEVEGVMAIGQDVTVVAQLEQRIIHAEKLASLGQLAASVAHEINNPMTAVVTYADALLQRVPVGASGGPDAEKLRKILENGQRILRFTRDLTSYARPSKNKPEPVRLNALLDKALGYCEHVVVKAQVEVERDFGEVPQLSGVPANLEQVFVNLITNACHAMRPGGRLSLRSRCEGREAVVWVKDTGSGIEPGHLSRIFEPFFTTKTEGHGTGLGLSIVQRIVEKHGGRLDVESVLGQGTTFSVRLPLPD, translated from the coding sequence ATGACGACTGAGTCGCGCCGTGTACCCGGGCTGGAGGAGCCTTCCGCCGAGGCCTTCCGGGCATTCTTCGAGGCGGTGGAGGTGCCCGCGGCGCTCTGCGACCTGTCGCTGCGGCTGCTGCGGGGCAACGCCGCCTTCAAGCGCTTCTGCTTCGACCATGGCCTCACGGTGGACCAGATGATGGAGGCGCTCGCGGACACGCCCGTGCCCGAGGACTGGGGCTCGAGCGAGGTGAAGGTGGCGCTGCCCCAGGGCGGCGCGGTGGTGATGGAGCTGACGCGGCGGGGCGACTCGGTGTCGGTGGTGGGGCGGCGCGAGTCGGAGCACATGCGCGGCCATCTGGTGGTGGTGGAGCAGGCGCTGCTCGAGCAGGCGCGCACCGAGGGCGTGCTCTTGGACCTGGGGCGCAGCGTGGCGGAGGCGGGCAGCGAGGAGGAGCTGGTGGCGGCGGTGGCGCGCGGCGTCAAGGAGCTGTTTCCCGGGCGCTCCTTCTGCATCCGCATCACCGACGCGCGCACCGGCTCGCTCACCAGCCTCTACGCCGAGGGCCGCCTCAAGGAGGGCTCGCGCGAGCCGCTGGTGCTCAAGCGCAGCGCGGCGGAGAAGATGCACCTGGTGGAGTCGGCGCTGCCCGCGGGCAAGGTGGTGGTGGCCGGCCGCGTGCCGCTGCTCTTCGAGGGCAGCGTCGCGGGCGTGAGCGCGCCTCTGGTGGCCAGTGGCCAGCTCTATGGCGCCATCAACCTGGAGTACCCCGCCTCGCGCGCGGAGATGAACACCTACCAGGACGAGCGGGTGCTCGTGCAGCTGGCCAACCAGGTCGCGGTGGCGGTGAAGAACGCCAAGCTCATCGACGAGCTGACGTTCGTGCGCAAGTACCTCGAGGATCTGCTGGAGAAGGCCAACGCCCTCATCGTCGTGGCCAACCGCGAGGGCAAGATCGTCGTCTTCAACCGGGCGATGAGCCGCCTCACGGGCTTCAGCAAGGAAGAGGTGCTGGGGCGGGACGTGGCGTGGCTGGTGCACCGCGACGAGCACCTGCGGCTGATGCCCGTGCTGCTCGCGGCCCTCAGGGGCGAGGACCTGCCCAACTTCGAGCTGCGGCTGCGCACGCGCTCGGGCGAGGCGCGTGCCTCGTTCGCCACCTCCACGTCGCTCTCCTCCCAGGGAGAGGTGGAGGGCGTCATGGCCATCGGGCAGGACGTCACGGTGGTGGCGCAGCTCGAGCAGCGCATCATCCACGCCGAGAAGCTCGCCTCGCTGGGGCAGCTCGCCGCGAGCGTGGCGCACGAAATCAACAACCCGATGACCGCGGTGGTGACGTACGCCGACGCGCTCCTGCAGCGCGTGCCCGTGGGGGCCTCGGGAGGCCCGGACGCGGAGAAGCTGCGCAAGATACTGGAGAACGGCCAGCGCATCCTGCGCTTCACGAGGGATTTGACGTCCTACGCGCGGCCGTCGAAGAACAAGCCGGAGCCGGTGCGGCTCAACGCGCTGCTGGACAAGGCGCTGGGCTACTGCGAGCACGTGGTGGTCAAGGCGCAGGTGGAGGTGGAGCGCGACTTCGGGGAGGTGCCGCAGCTCTCCGGGGTGCCCGCCAACCTGGAGCAGGTGTTCGTCAACCTCATCACCAATGCCTGCCATGCGATGCGTCCCGGAGGGCGGCTGTCCCTGCGCTCGCGGTGCGAGGGGCGCGAGGCGGTGGTCTGGGTGAAGGACACCGGCAGCGGCATCGAGCCTGGACACCTCTCGCGCATCTTCGAGCCCTTCTTCACCACCAAGACGGAGGGACACGGCACGGGGCTGGGGCTGTCCATCGTGCAGCGCATCGTGGAGAAGCACGGCGGCCGGCTGGACGTGGAGAGCGTGCTGGGTCAGGGCACCACCTTCTCGGTGCGCCTGCCCCTGCCGGACTGA
- a CDS encoding type II secretion pathway, ATPase PulE/Tfp pilus assembly pathway, ATPase PilB: MARKRIGELLLERGAISTAQLDAALLAQQRTRQRLGATLVAQGAITEKTLAHALSEALGVPVMDLTGRAPDWSALHLLRARFCEQHDLFPISLENVGGQRVLMVAMADPLDSAALQEMEFTTGMKVSPRVAPLSAVRACIQRYYHPDVPARTTSSTGLPLADEDDVEEIILGQEEITAEADEIIVGEEELPPGEMTRRVSLEQLIQEREQKRRGTRRGPARRAPSGDVSAALDSLFGEPQAHASAVDPVEELERKFWALMRIMARKGLLTNEEFTRELDDEPEG, encoded by the coding sequence ATGGCCCGAAAGCGGATCGGTGAGTTGCTCCTGGAGCGGGGGGCGATCAGCACGGCCCAACTGGACGCGGCGCTCCTGGCCCAACAGCGCACCCGGCAGCGGTTGGGCGCCACATTGGTGGCCCAAGGCGCGATCACCGAGAAGACCCTGGCGCACGCGCTGAGCGAGGCCCTGGGCGTGCCGGTGATGGATCTGACGGGCCGCGCCCCGGACTGGAGCGCCCTCCACCTGCTGCGCGCTCGCTTCTGCGAGCAGCACGACCTGTTCCCCATTTCCCTGGAAAACGTGGGCGGGCAGCGCGTGCTGATGGTGGCCATGGCGGATCCGCTCGACTCCGCGGCCCTGCAAGAAATGGAGTTCACCACGGGGATGAAGGTGAGCCCGCGCGTGGCGCCCCTGTCGGCCGTGCGCGCCTGCATCCAGCGCTACTACCACCCGGACGTCCCCGCTCGCACCACGTCCTCCACCGGCCTGCCCCTGGCGGACGAGGACGACGTGGAGGAGATCATCCTCGGCCAGGAGGAGATCACGGCGGAGGCCGACGAGATCATCGTTGGCGAGGAGGAGCTGCCCCCGGGGGAGATGACACGCCGCGTCTCGCTCGAGCAGCTCATCCAGGAGCGCGAGCAGAAGCGGCGCGGCACCCGGCGTGGCCCGGCCCGGCGCGCGCCCTCGGGGGACGTGAGCGCCGCGCTGGACTCGCTCTTCGGCGAGCCCCAGGCGCACGCCTCGGCGGTGGACCCGGTGGAGGAGCTGGAACGCAAGTTCTGGGCCCTCATGCGCATCATGGCGCGCAAGGGGCTGCTCACGAACGAGGAGTTCACCCGCGAGCTGGACGACGAGCCCGAGGGCTGA
- a CDS encoding MotA/TolQ/ExbB proton channel family protein, giving the protein MNLGFVTNLTILANAGGHGAERSFFEEVAKRWEAGQWGMYPIAVCLVFALAIMVERAFVLFGKASINKEAFLRGLKKHIYAGDLDKAINYVSGQKQTPLTQVIKAGLMNVPKGEEEVQAALDEASLRETPRIEARTGYLAMLGNAAMLAGLLGTVSGLIACFEAVANVNPADKATILANGISEAMNCTGFGLLTAIPAVVAFSILSGRATSIVNDINETSVAVLNLIVNNRDKFKNATVSASAGHDEE; this is encoded by the coding sequence ATGAACCTGGGCTTTGTGACGAATCTGACCATTCTTGCCAACGCCGGCGGCCATGGCGCTGAGCGCTCCTTCTTCGAGGAGGTCGCCAAGCGCTGGGAGGCCGGTCAGTGGGGTATGTACCCCATCGCCGTCTGCCTGGTGTTCGCTCTGGCCATCATGGTCGAGCGCGCCTTCGTGCTGTTCGGCAAGGCGTCCATCAACAAGGAGGCCTTCCTGCGCGGCCTCAAGAAGCACATCTACGCGGGTGATCTGGACAAGGCCATCAACTACGTGTCCGGCCAGAAGCAGACGCCGCTCACGCAGGTCATCAAGGCCGGCCTGATGAACGTGCCCAAGGGCGAGGAGGAGGTCCAGGCGGCGCTCGACGAGGCCAGCCTGCGCGAGACGCCCCGCATCGAGGCGCGCACCGGCTACCTGGCCATGCTCGGCAACGCGGCGATGCTCGCCGGTCTGCTCGGAACGGTGTCCGGTCTGATCGCCTGCTTCGAGGCGGTGGCCAACGTGAACCCGGCCGACAAGGCGACCATTCTCGCCAACGGCATCTCGGAAGCCATGAACTGCACGGGCTTCGGGCTGCTCACGGCCATCCCCGCCGTCGTCGCCTTCTCCATCCTCTCGGGTCGTGCCACGTCGATCGTCAACGACATCAACGAGACGAGCGTCGCGGTGCTCAACCTGATCGTCAACAATCGCGACAAGTTCAAGAACGCCACCGTGTCGGCGTCCGCGGGCCACGACGAGGAGTAA
- a CDS encoding ExbD/TolR family protein has product MAGGMDLGGGKGKKSLDVAINLTPFIDLMAVTISFLIMTAVWTQIGRLQVAQAGGPSTDEEQKQEEQTKTVQLTLFVTPTELKLVADQSEFPSIEAKRGANGKLDLAPLLARFKELKSQFPDQSAITLQTEDKVHYEDLVRIIDQCIGAGLPQVSVSAIMG; this is encoded by the coding sequence ATGGCCGGCGGAATGGACCTGGGGGGAGGCAAAGGCAAGAAGTCGCTCGACGTTGCCATCAACCTCACCCCCTTTATCGATCTGATGGCGGTGACCATCAGCTTCCTCATCATGACGGCGGTCTGGACCCAGATCGGCCGTCTCCAGGTGGCACAGGCCGGAGGGCCTTCCACCGACGAGGAACAGAAGCAGGAAGAGCAGACCAAGACGGTTCAGCTCACGCTGTTCGTCACGCCCACCGAGCTGAAGCTGGTGGCGGATCAGAGTGAGTTCCCGTCGATCGAGGCCAAGCGCGGGGCCAACGGCAAGTTGGACCTGGCGCCGCTGCTCGCTCGTTTCAAGGAGCTCAAGTCGCAGTTCCCGGACCAGTCTGCCATCACGCTGCAGACCGAGGACAAGGTCCACTACGAAGACCTGGTGCGGATCATCGACCAGTGTATCGGCGCCGGCCTGCCCCAGGTCTCGGTGTCCGCCATCATGGGTTAG
- a CDS encoding ExbD/TolR family protein, with protein sequence MAIKAPGKRYCKRLQHSKVFGHGTHGHKSGNADVLITPLVDMFVIIVLFLIANFSATGEVLMMTKDIQLPEAVNVKEVEMNPVVMVSGEEVSISGNVVGRVQDLVKEEYLNIPALEEKLRDMKKQFEDLHAMAEGNTNAFKGDVNIQAHKEVEFAIIKRVMFSCASAGYNNINFATLQKGEAGAAGEPSAAATP encoded by the coding sequence ATGGCCATCAAGGCTCCCGGTAAGCGCTACTGCAAACGGCTGCAACACTCCAAGGTGTTCGGCCACGGCACGCACGGTCACAAGAGTGGCAACGCCGACGTGCTCATCACGCCCCTGGTCGACATGTTCGTGATCATCGTGCTCTTCCTCATCGCCAACTTCTCGGCGACGGGCGAGGTGCTGATGATGACCAAGGACATCCAGCTGCCCGAGGCGGTCAACGTCAAGGAAGTGGAGATGAACCCGGTGGTGATGGTGTCCGGGGAAGAGGTCTCCATCTCCGGCAACGTCGTGGGCCGCGTTCAGGATCTCGTCAAAGAGGAGTACCTCAACATTCCCGCCCTGGAGGAGAAGCTGCGGGACATGAAGAAGCAGTTCGAGGATCTCCACGCCATGGCCGAGGGCAACACCAACGCCTTCAAGGGTGACGTGAACATCCAGGCCCACAAGGAAGTGGAGTTCGCCATCATCAAGCGGGTGATGTTCAGCTGCGCCAGCGCGGGCTACAACAACATCAACTTCGCCACCCTGCAGAAGGGCGAGGCGGGCGCCGCTGGCGAGCCCTCCGCCGCCGCCACGCCGTAA